gggtcctccctggcgagcgccgccgccgcgccgagcGCGTCCGGCTCCATCATCAGCGTCGCCGGCACCAGCAGCACCACGGCCACCGGCGCCATGTACCAGAGCAGGTCCATGGAGTTGAGCTTCTCCCTGCACGCCATCAAATCCGATCCCCATTTTCAGTAAATGTATCATTCAGTACAAGTCAACGTGATGAATGAAGTATGATGATTATTACTCTTCTGAGGAGAGCAGGATCCCCTGCAGCACGGTCTTGAGCGCCCTCCCCGCCGTCGCGCCCACGCACATGATGAACCCGAACAGATGGAAGCTCGGCTCGCCCTGGATGGAACCAACAATGTCAGCGCGCGAGCACATCAAGATTTGGCTTATATTAATTTGGAGCTTGCTGCTCGATCTAGTTTAGTTTAGTTTGGTTACCCCGGTGGCgatgacgacgccggcgacgacggggaGGAGGGCGGCGTAGGTGGCGCGGGCCTCGCGCCGCCCCGCGACGGCGTAGGCGATGAGCGCGGTGAAGAAGGGCGTGGTGGCGCCGACGGCCTGGTTGAATGACACGGGGAGGTAGCGCAGCGAGACGTTGCCGGCGACGACGGAGCCGCAGAAGACGGCGCCCAGCACGGCCACCCTGGCCGCCTGCCCGCGCGAGAGCGGCCGGCGCggggacgaggaggaggtggcggcggcgaaggcggaggAGAGGAGCGCCGAGGCGGACATGTGGCAGGCGGTGAGGAAGACCGGGTAGCGGAAGCCGTAGACGGAGAGGAGGTACTTGTTGAGCAGCAGCACCCCGATGTTGGACGCGTACCACGCCGCCACCAGCCCCGCCGTCCGCAGCCGCCCCGAAGGCCCGGACGCCGCCGCGGCGTCCGGGCCGCCGGCGGCCGTCGTCGTCGGGAGGAGCGCCCGGTCCTCCTGCTGCCGCATCGTCGGCCTTCTTGGTTCTTGCTTGCCGGAGCTGCTGGCTGGTTTGGTTTGGTCTGGTTGGTGGGCGCTGGCGCGTTGGTTAACTTGGTTCTTCTACGTGCGTGCCACGCGTTTATATGGACATGGACATGGTCGTGGCTCGTGGGTGGCGCCGTGGGGGAGACGACGGGGCTGCCGGTCGGGGTTGGGGTGTGGAGATGCTCTATTCAACTAAGGACAATCTGGCCGCTCCCGCCAGCTTAAACATCGTATATTTCTCAACGTCTACCCTATTGTACTGAGGTGTAGTGCGTGTTGATTAGCCCCTGACAGCTCGAGGAGAGTATTTTTTGGACGCAGCTCGAGAAGGGTTTGCAAATCGTGACTGCAGCAATGTGGGCCCTACTTGCAGTACAATGGACAGTGGAGCTAAAAATAAGACACCTTTTCATACATCCCGgccgtaagagagagagagagagagagagagagagggggaaaaaAATGTTGCTCTAGGTTGAAGAACACACGCTTCATTTTTCTTCCGGATCTCCTGCCGATAAAGGTGGCAGCAGGCGACACAGACTAGTTAGTTTCATGATGATGGACTAGTCGCCGGGACGATGGTCACACATTAACTTCGTCAAGCTGCAGCGACTCATGACGACCCGTATGATCCATCACGTCGGTCAGACCACGACCGGCGAACCGACCGATCGATATATATGCCGAAGCCGAACGTGCCGTGCCGAATTGAGCAATCATGCGTGATGAGGGAGTGAGTGCAACACCATACCGTGCAAGCAACCAAGAATTATATACTATAATTTATGTGCATACAGCGACGACGCGTGGAATTTGATCTACATAATTTAGAAAAGAAGTGGCCTAACTTCCGAACAGTCTGAATTTAAGCAATATATCCGGACGATCCTAACACAACTAATCACGCATTGTTTATCAAACGCGCATGCAGCCCCCGCACCCACGGGAAGTTTGTCACATGCATGCAAACTAATAAACTTCATGATGTCAGTAAAATATTCTTTTTATTTTGAAActttaaaatgttttgtagctcaaaccatCGCTCCGACTAAAAAActgttttcacataaaagatttGTCACGATGagaccttcaaaactagatcccatgttggaaTGTTTCGACGACTTTTTTTCCAGGTAAAAAATTACCACGTGTGCTACACAAGTTATCATGTCAATTGAGCATAAGTTATCATGTTGATTACACAGAAACTACCAAGACGTAAAAATGGTTCCTCCAACCTTATCTTCACATGCACATGCATGCATTAGAGAGAAAATGTTTTGATGTCATCCTAGATTTTCCttattttgaaacttcaaaatgtTTAATAGATCAAACCATCGGTCCAATCGAAAAATCATTTCCGGCGACGAaaccttcgaaactagatcccatattgatatATTCTGACGACTTCTTTTCATGCAAATAGTTATGGTTGGGCTAAGTAAGTTATCAGGTATGAAGATTGTCTATTATCGTGCTATTTACACATGAGTTACCGTGGTACATTTTCAACAACATGAGTTAACNNNNNNNNNNNNNNNNNNNNNNNNNNNNNNNNNNNNNNNNNNNNNNNNNNNNNNNNNNNNNNNNNNNNNNNNNNNNNNNNNNNNNNNNNNNNNNNNNNNNNNNNNNNNNNNNNNNNNNNNNNNNNNNNNNNNNNNNNNNNNNNNNNNNNNNNNNNNNNNNNNNNNNNNNNNNNNNNNNNNNNNNNNNNNNNNNNNNNNNNNNNNNNNNNNNNNNNNNNNNNNNNNNNNNNNNNNNNNNNNNNNNNNNNNNNNNNNNNNNNNNNNNNNNNNNNNNNNNNNNNNNNNNNNNNNNNNNNNNNNNNNNNNNNNNNNNNNNNNNNNNNNNNNNNNNNNNNNNNNNNNNNNNNNNNNNNNNNNNNNNNNNNNNNNNNNNNNNNNNNNNNNNNNNNNNNNNNNNNNNNNNNNNNNNNNNNNNNNNNNNNNNNNNNNNNNNNNNNNNNNNNNNNNNNNNNNNNNNNNNNNNNNNNNNNNNNNNNNNNNNNACATGAGTtaacgggaggggggggggggtatgttTTCAAACAACTTCCTCCCCTCCAACCACCCCTGGATCAAATTTACCGTGGTATTTATATATAAGTTAACACCTCCCCCACCCCCCGTAAAGTTATCATGGTGTTTGCGCATGAGTTATCAGGTTTGTGGTGtgtaaattatcatgctatttatgcTGATGCTATCGGGGATGTCTTTAACAACTTTTTCTCCCGGGTCAAAGTTATCACGGTGTTTGTGCGTGAGTTATCAAATTTGTGGTGtataaattatcatgctatttatgcAGAAGCTATTGGAGCGGGGGTGTCTTCAACAATTTTTTCTCTCAGGTCAAAGCTATCATGGTGTTTGTGCATGAATTATCAGGTCTGTGACGTGTAAATTATTATGTTATTTTGCATAAGCTACCAAGTGCCTATTATACCACATGCAGCCAGATAACTACGAAAATGAACCATGTTGATAACTATAGTACATCTGGCCCGATAACTGCATAGTAACCATATTGGTAACTATAGTACATCTAGCCCGATAACCACAAAAAAAATCATGCTGGTAAGTATAGTACATCTAGCCCGATAATTACAAAATAACCATGTTGGTAACTATAGTACATCTAGCCCGATAACTTCAAGAAGCTACCGCCGTCTTATCTTACTGAGCTGGacacaaaccttaacaaaacttAAAGCACCAAAAAacagagccctcccgccggcaagcGCCGGGATCCACCACGCACCCACAGGCGGAGCTTAGTTGGGGCTAAACTGTGCCATGGCCCGCCCAACTTAgagcatatgcatgagtagaagtgTGGTTAGTGAGCAAAACAATGTCCAATGTATGAGTGAATGCCTAACGTGGCCCGCCCTGGTCTTCTGTTGTAGCTCCGCCACTACGCGCACCCATGGCGATAAGGCCACCGGACACGTGGTAGATTGACGGCGCTGCCGACGGGAGGTATAAATCCTAGCCGCCTTTTCGTTTGATGAGGTGAGACTCATGGGACTGCATGACATTCTATGTTATTTACACACAAGTTGCCGGATATATTATTTCTAACATTTTTCCAGGATCGAAGCAATCATTATGTTTGTACGTAAACTACCAAGTCTATGATTTATAAATTATCGTATTATTTCCATAGAAGTTAATAGTTTATGTTGCAAAACAACTTTTCTTTCCGGGTCAAAGTTATCGTAGTATTTCCACGTAAATTAATGGGATCACGGTGCATAAAAATACCGTGATATTTACATAGAAGTTACCCGAGCATATTTTCAACAACTTGATTTTTCTTGGGTCAAATTACCAATAAATTTGTTTGTATGTTTGCCTAATTCCGCAAGTAATATATACGTAATGATAGACTAGAGAAGCTCAACAAAAAAAAGAAAGCGGAAAAGCTATTTTTCATACGGTCAGTAAAACAACTAGTCTGATGTTGTATAGCTATTTTAAAGCCAGGCGGGTCAATAAAACAACTAGTCTGATATTTTCCTCAATTTcgtattagaaatgttatacaagAAGTAAGTTACCTACACCTAGTTATCAAAGGAATTTAGTCGGCCTGGTTGAGATCCTAGTAGGTCATCTAGTAAGTCACAGGCTCAAATCCCATTAGCATccactttttctttcctttttctctcgCATTTAGTACAGCTCAAATAGTACACTTGGTTCAAAACTT
The sequence above is a segment of the Triticum dicoccoides isolate Atlit2015 ecotype Zavitan chromosome 1A, WEW_v2.0, whole genome shotgun sequence genome. Coding sequences within it:
- the LOC119362370 gene encoding probable sugar phosphate/phosphate translocator At3g11320; the protein is MRQQEDRALLPTTTAAGGPDAAAASGPSGRLRTAGLVAAWYASNIGVLLLNKYLLSVYGFRYPVFLTACHMSASALLSSAFAAATSSSSPRRPLSRGQAARVAVLGAVFCGSVVAGNVSLRYLPVSFNQAVGATTPFFTALIAYAVAGRREARATYAALLPVVAGVVIATGGEPSFHLFGFIMCVGATAGRALKTVLQGILLSSEEEKLNSMDLLWYMAPVAVVLLVPATLMMEPDALGAAAALAREDPSFVWLLLGNSSLAYLVNLTNFLVTKHTSPLTLQVLGNAKGAVAVVVSILIFKNPVTVMGMLGYGVTIAGVVLYGEAKKRSK